Proteins encoded within one genomic window of Spirulina major PCC 6313:
- a CDS encoding serine/threonine-protein kinase, translating to MPFQPTNLSEFHNDVFENTTLGQLCGTDERFRDRYLVLRMLGRGGFGVTFLARDMMLPGKPFCVIKQLCPRVSELRALDTARHRFKREAKILATLGSHSQIPMLLDYFVLEDEFYLVQEYIKGATLARLVRRQGVQPEAIVRRILREVAKLLHFVHSQGVIHRDIKPQNIILSQDRQIVLIDFGAVKAELAGIADSSIQNGVTTHFVGTVGFAPPEQFSLRPVYSSDLYALGVTCLYLLTGKAPLDFKSNPRTGELFWQDKVQVSRSFHQILTQMLRPTPQDRYQTAAEILAAMEAVSPQDNLSNCMNSTPVTPPTGSAAPQRISSLARTAEAIRIRNGRRAAQPHPPRNVLQSSG from the coding sequence ATGCCGTTTCAACCGACTAATTTGTCTGAATTTCATAACGATGTGTTTGAAAACACCACCCTGGGGCAACTGTGTGGCACGGATGAGCGTTTTCGCGATCGCTACCTTGTCCTGCGGATGCTCGGCCGGGGCGGATTTGGTGTGACCTTTTTAGCCCGTGACATGATGCTGCCGGGTAAACCCTTTTGTGTGATTAAGCAACTGTGCCCCCGCGTCAGTGAACTCCGCGCCCTAGATACCGCCCGCCACCGCTTCAAACGCGAGGCTAAAATCCTCGCCACCCTGGGCAGCCATTCCCAAATTCCGATGCTCTTGGACTACTTTGTCCTTGAAGATGAGTTTTATCTGGTGCAGGAATACATCAAAGGCGCGACCCTCGCTCGCCTCGTGCGGCGGCAAGGAGTCCAGCCCGAAGCGATCGTGCGTCGCATTCTGCGCGAAGTGGCAAAACTGCTCCACTTTGTCCACAGCCAAGGGGTAATTCACCGCGACATCAAGCCCCAAAACATCATCCTCTCCCAAGATCGGCAAATTGTGCTGATTGACTTTGGCGCGGTGAAGGCGGAACTCGCTGGCATTGCGGATAGTAGCATTCAGAACGGGGTCACCACCCATTTTGTCGGCACGGTGGGGTTTGCGCCTCCGGAACAGTTTTCCCTGCGTCCGGTCTATTCGAGCGATCTTTACGCATTGGGGGTCACCTGCCTCTACCTTTTAACGGGAAAAGCGCCCCTCGATTTCAAAAGCAACCCCCGCACCGGAGAATTGTTTTGGCAGGACAAGGTACAGGTGAGCCGGAGTTTTCATCAAATCTTGACGCAAATGCTGCGCCCCACGCCCCAAGATCGGTATCAAACGGCGGCTGAGATTCTCGCGGCGATGGAGGCGGTGTCCCCCCAGGATAATCTCTCAAACTGCATGAATTCAACGCCGGTCACACCCCCCACAGGATCAGCCGCACCCCAGCGCATTTCGTCCTTAGCCCGCACGGCTGAGGCGATCCGGATTCGGAATGGGCGGCGAGCGGCGCAACCGCATCCCCCTCGTAATGTTTTGCAAAGTTCGGGCTAG
- a CDS encoding tetratricopeptide repeat protein: MADQSNYGDEPLTTLRVTGDSVLRDRKVADVGGQLLDRGIQHQHRGELESAILVLKQALDLFIQRKQVRNQVKALYYIGLTYYSDGKYDAAQQAAEAGLEAVSDLDDPRLMAQVLSLLGNTYRHQDRYDRALEVQQRGLKLFLNLKDRAGAMALLNNLGLTHKAQGNHRNAITCQKQALTFAEALGDETTIAQILKNLGNACYSLGQYGEAITYYERRLQMATAKQEHRIVLQVLRNLGNTAYTVGDYEKAIAYSHQRLQLAQDQEDFRAHEQALSSLGVAYEALGDYENAILYYEERLILARQNSDRRIEQQALSSLRTTCYAMGDYGRLMKYQSGEVTGF; the protein is encoded by the coding sequence TTGGCGGACCAGTCCAATTATGGCGATGAGCCGCTGACCACATTACGAGTCACCGGTGATTCGGTATTGCGCGATCGCAAGGTGGCGGATGTGGGTGGGCAGTTGCTGGATCGAGGCATTCAACATCAGCATCGGGGGGAACTAGAGTCCGCCATCCTTGTGCTGAAGCAGGCCCTTGATCTGTTCATTCAGCGCAAGCAAGTCCGGAACCAAGTGAAGGCCCTGTATTATATTGGGCTGACCTATTACAGCGATGGGAAATACGACGCAGCCCAACAGGCCGCCGAGGCAGGCCTAGAGGCGGTATCCGATTTAGATGATCCGCGCTTAATGGCGCAGGTTTTGAGCCTGTTGGGCAATACCTATCGCCACCAAGACCGCTACGATCGCGCCTTGGAGGTGCAGCAGCGGGGCTTAAAACTGTTCTTGAACCTCAAAGATCGAGCCGGAGCGATGGCGCTGCTGAACAACTTAGGCTTGACCCATAAGGCCCAAGGGAATCACCGCAACGCGATCACCTGCCAAAAACAAGCCTTAACCTTTGCCGAAGCATTGGGCGATGAAACAACGATCGCCCAAATCCTCAAAAACCTGGGCAATGCCTGCTATTCCCTGGGACAATATGGCGAAGCGATCACCTACTACGAGCGCCGCCTGCAAATGGCCACCGCGAAACAAGAGCACCGCATTGTGCTGCAAGTGCTCCGCAATTTGGGGAATACAGCCTATACCGTGGGAGATTACGAAAAAGCGATCGCCTACAGTCATCAGCGGCTCCAACTCGCCCAAGATCAAGAAGACTTCCGCGCCCATGAACAAGCCCTCAGTAGCCTAGGGGTTGCCTACGAAGCCCTCGGAGACTACGAAAATGCAATTTTGTATTATGAAGAACGGTTAATCTTGGCGCGGCAAAATAGCGATCGCCGCATCGAACAACAAGCCCTCAGCAGTCTACGCACCACCTGTTACGCCATGGGCGATTATGGCCGCTTGATGAAATACCAAAGTGGAGAAGTGACAGGATTTTAG
- a CDS encoding CAAD domain-containing protein, which translates to MEPNIQSSETETQAPQSAQINTESSGAISPATAPASGQEWQEWLEPVSDFLAKLPDYLGKFFSDYKQPLITVGLIVAGIITVKLTLALLSAINDVPLLAPVFELVGIAYTGWFVYRYLLQSKTRSELVQEFNTLKAEVLGGSEGKKG; encoded by the coding sequence ATGGAACCGAATATTCAATCTTCCGAAACTGAAACCCAAGCCCCACAGTCTGCCCAGATCAACACCGAATCCTCTGGTGCTATTTCTCCTGCGACTGCACCTGCTAGCGGTCAAGAATGGCAAGAATGGTTAGAACCCGTGTCCGACTTTTTGGCGAAGTTACCGGATTACCTGGGGAAATTCTTCTCGGACTACAAGCAACCCTTGATCACCGTGGGTTTGATTGTGGCTGGGATTATTACGGTGAAATTAACGTTAGCGTTGTTGTCAGCGATTAATGATGTGCCGCTGTTGGCCCCTGTGTTTGAATTGGTGGGGATTGCCTACACTGGTTGGTTTGTCTATCGCTACCTCTTGCAGTCGAAAACACGCAGCGAATTGGTGCAGGAATTTAACACCCTGAAAGCAGAGGTTTTGGGGGGAAGCGAAGGAAAGAAAGGCTAA
- a CDS encoding ShlB/FhaC/HecB family hemolysin secretion/activation protein, with amino-acid sequence MKQKPIPSQFWGGSVMMIALAATPLPLFAQAPIPIVVERVVLVGNTVVSRDDVADLLATVEGKTVTLDALQAVAAGITQRYHEAGYITSSAVLGNQAITPRGEVTIQVVEAGVDGVVIEGTRRLRQGYLRDRLAPGLTRPLQINRLETALQLLRRDPLLKSLTAQLEVISPTQTQLRITIEEAKSVAGEVQISNDSPASVGSERLQGVGRDRNLTGRGDQLQLSYARTTTGGSESVDLAYSLPLNPQNGTLSLRTVFDRNRITQVPLDAFDITGASQLYQLSWRQPLYRTLTAEFALSLDLAHRNGQTFLFGSPQPFGVGPDEDGVSRTTVIRFGQDYLRRDLTGVWSLRSQFNIGTGWLAGTINAAPTPDSRFFSWSGQVQRIEALSADHLIVGQLDVQLTPDSLLPSEQFVIGGRQSLRGYRQNARSADNGLRVSLENRITLERDHTGQSVVQLIPFLDSGAVWNHPDNPNTLLSPTVLLGAGVGLEWMVERGLTLTFDYGLPLIPLSDAGDNAQDLGIYFQIQYGW; translated from the coding sequence GTGAAGCAGAAACCCATACCCAGCCAATTTTGGGGGGGGAGTGTGATGATGATCGCCCTGGCTGCTACTCCTCTGCCTCTCTTTGCCCAAGCACCGATCCCGATTGTGGTGGAGCGGGTGGTGTTGGTGGGGAATACGGTGGTGAGCCGTGACGATGTGGCGGATTTGTTGGCGACGGTGGAGGGGAAAACGGTGACGCTAGATGCACTCCAAGCGGTGGCGGCGGGGATTACTCAACGCTATCACGAGGCGGGCTATATTACGTCGAGCGCGGTGCTGGGCAACCAAGCGATTACGCCGCGTGGGGAGGTGACGATTCAGGTGGTTGAGGCGGGGGTGGATGGGGTGGTGATTGAGGGGACGCGGCGACTGCGGCAGGGATATCTGCGCGATCGCCTCGCCCCCGGCCTCACTCGTCCCCTCCAGATCAATCGCCTTGAAACCGCTCTCCAACTGCTCCGGCGTGATCCCCTCTTGAAATCCCTCACAGCCCAACTCGAAGTGATTTCCCCGACCCAAACCCAACTCCGGATCACGATAGAAGAGGCGAAATCGGTGGCGGGTGAGGTGCAGATCAGCAATGATTCACCGGCGAGTGTGGGGTCGGAACGGTTGCAGGGGGTGGGGCGCGATCGCAACCTCACCGGCCGGGGCGATCAACTTCAACTCAGCTACGCTCGCACCACTACGGGCGGCTCCGAAAGCGTCGATCTCGCCTATTCCCTTCCCCTCAACCCCCAAAACGGCACGCTCTCCCTCCGCACCGTTTTCGACCGTAACCGCATTACCCAAGTCCCCCTCGATGCGTTTGACATCACCGGCGCGTCCCAACTCTATCAACTCAGTTGGCGGCAACCCCTGTACCGGACCCTCACCGCAGAATTTGCCCTCTCGCTGGATCTCGCCCATCGTAACGGCCAAACCTTCCTGTTTGGCAGTCCCCAGCCCTTTGGGGTCGGCCCGGATGAGGATGGGGTGAGCCGGACGACGGTGATCCGTTTCGGCCAGGACTATCTGCGGCGGGATCTGACGGGGGTGTGGTCGCTGCGATCGCAATTCAACATCGGCACAGGCTGGCTCGCTGGCACGATTAACGCCGCCCCAACTCCCGATAGCCGCTTTTTCAGTTGGTCGGGTCAAGTGCAACGGATCGAAGCCCTCAGTGCCGATCATCTCATTGTGGGGCAGCTTGATGTTCAACTCACCCCCGATAGCCTGCTCCCCTCCGAGCAATTTGTGATCGGGGGACGGCAATCCCTGCGGGGGTATCGTCAAAATGCCCGGTCTGCGGACAATGGCCTGCGCGTTTCACTGGAAAACCGGATCACCCTCGAACGGGATCACACCGGCCAATCCGTCGTCCAACTGATTCCCTTCCTGGACAGCGGAGCGGTGTGGAACCATCCCGATAACCCCAATACCCTCCTTTCGCCGACGGTGCTACTGGGGGCAGGGGTTGGCCTAGAGTGGATGGTAGAACGGGGGTTGACCCTCACGTTTGATTACGGATTACCGTTGATTCCCCTCAGTGATGCGGGGGATAATGCCCAAGATCTGGGAATCTATTTTCAGATTCAGTATGGGTGGTGA